The DNA window TATGCACCAGAATAAATTAACATACATCTCCCTTTTCAACATATTCTCCGAGTCTACTTTTGCTATGTTTGCTGAAGAAATGACCCCTTTCTGCAGCCTGGACTTTACTGTAGCTGCAGAAATGTCTACATTGATGGAGGTTTGATATActccaaacatcaaacacaAACAGTATGAAATAAaagggaacaaaaacaaaacaagaaaaacattgtGGACTCACTATGAACTTGCTGATGTTCTTTAGGGTGCCGAATCGCAGGTAGGAAATATCTCCCTTATCTTTGTCCCGGTCCTGGTCAGaggtgtatatgtgtgtgacgCCGGCTCCTCTGATCAGAGGGACACACTCATCACATGGACACTTGGTTACAAAAAGCATGGTTGGCTCATTCGGTTTGATGTCTCGCGTCCTGAAAAGAGGAGGAACACCTATCAAGCGATGATGAACACTGACTTTCTGCATTCATGTTTCCCCTCCCGCCATTTCTGACAAGTACTGACCTGAAGGTGAGGGCGTTCTGCTCTGCGTGGATAATGTATCTGTATTTACGTCTCTGGCGGTCCTCCTGTTTGGCGTCCATCTGAGGGTACTCGGCGTACTGCGAACCTGCGGGGTAAGCGTTGTACCCACAGCCCACCAGGTAGAGACACCCTGTTCCATTACAGCCAGCCTGAGATGAGGGGAATGATCAAAATACTACATTAACAACATGAGTGTAGGTGTTAAATCTATCGGTAGCACTGCTTTAAATGATGAAATAAAGTGTTCTTTCCAGCGTTCATAATTCCATCTGCATTATACCACGGGCTGAAAAGCagccccaaatcacaacacAGCCTctaccgtgttttacagatgagtgtggacactcactgttgtacccgTCTCCTGACCTCTTCCACACtgagctctctctctttttgtcaAAAAACACTCACTATCTCAAACTGTCCAGAGAGAGCACCCACTACTGAGGAACGCGTTAGGATTTATTTGAACATTTTGGGCTCATCATCATGACATTTGTCACAAATTGTTTACTTGAAACAGCCAACTGCATCCACCCACAGTGAAAACCTCAATGCGTTAATACAATCATCCATAAATGGATTTATATAATCCAATTTCgtgcagacaaaaaaacaaacaaaaactcctTCTGTACGAGCCTGATGTTATTAGGTTTTGTCAGTTTGTCACCTTGTAATCCGGTGTCAAATCCTACCCGAACCGGCACACAGAAATACCAACAGTCTACTCTTGTGATGAATTAATGagttaaatcaaatcaaaaggAGAATAGTTGAGCTCACCGACTGTCCTTTGGCCCAGATCACAGTGCCCACACCCACTTTAGGATCCTCTGAAATGACAGTTATGCATGTATAAGAAGCTGGAAACAAATAGCAAACTATTGACAGGGTCGTTGTTAGAAATGATCATAACCTTTACGACATCACTCAGGAAAAAGTCCTGCAGCCAAACAGCAGTTGTTATGATGCTTGTTAGGCAATATGCAATAGAATGTAGAAGAATGTagtgtgtgttatgaataaccAAACACACCTGTCCTGTAGGCCAGTAGCCTGGCCTGGATCATGCAGTGACGAGCCACTTCTTGGGGCACATCTTCATGACAAGGGGGCAGTGACACTGACGACTCTTCCCTGGCTCACAGAAGGGACACGATCAAATGGGCGTCAAGTACAAGCGCGTGGCGATGTCTGTGCTGAAAACAGATAAATTTGAGAGTTTCTAACCTGTAGAAGCCGTAGTGTTGCTGTGGCACCCCGGCAGCCACTGCAGCTAAAACTTCCACAAGCTCCCTCATGTTGTTTCTCAGGCTGGAGAAGTAAGGCTCCACACAGAAATTCTCCAGGCCCATGTGCTTCAAAATCTCCTGATGCTGCTGGGACTTACGAACCAGGAACTGTCTGGAGAAATCCTTCAGGCATCTCATTCGTTCTCTGGAACGACACAGAATATTTCTTATAAACGAGCTGAAAATCCAGCTGTGGTCATCCAGCAGTTTCGCAACTTGAGTTTGATTCACTCAATAAATATTTCTCCTTCTCAGTCTGGTTAAATTAAAGGTGAAAGAAGTTCTCTAATTATTTCTGCAGAATAATCTTTGCTTTGTGCCTCATCTACAGGTTTTCTTGCCCTTTGATGGCTGAAGTCTGACCAGAGGTTAAACTAGGATGCAACGGAGTTCCAGCACCTTCAAATattaagtaaaaaataaaaatatatagtgGGCGGTTTTATACATAATAACATCAAGCGAGTTTATTCTTAATTTCTACCTGCCAAACCCCACACTTTAATTCTGACCAAACCCACGTCAGGAATTTAAGTGTCAGGAAAGAAATAACCGTCCTACGACTGTTGTATTCATAACCACACAGCTGAAATAATTTGGTTCTATTCATTTACTCTCAATGCTCTCATGAATCAGATACAGATTTCAGGTTTCTCTCTGCCACATCAGTCTCATATTTAAGTTAATTCTGCAGTCACTACAGTTACAAAGCAAACAATTATTTTGACTTCATTTGTTTTGATGTACTTTATCACACTACACTGTAATATAAATAATGATGTGCACATTTATTTTctattgttttgtttcttgagTTAACCATCTGGTGCTCTCATCAGCTGAGATTTCTGCTTCaggttcagttttttttttttggtgcgtGACCAGAACCTCCTTGGGTTTCCCTCTAAAATATACCAGGCAACTGAGTATAACTTATTAGAATGAGAATTCAGCACACAGCTCAAAAGTGCTGCTCCGCAGAAGCAGATACTGTAAGTACAGTAAGGTACCTGTTGAAAAGCTCCTCCGTGTTCTGCCTTGGGTCGTCATCAGTGATCCTCTCTGTGAAGTCACAATTTCTGGACGTCTCAGTGACAAACTGTGCCAGGCCGGGTGCCAGCGGCTGCAGCAGCACGCAGATGTGAGGACGGCTGTTGGACTTGAGCTTCTCTACTGCTACAGCGTCTAGTAAAGCTTCCTCTGAGATGAAGTGAGCCGGACCGCAGTAGCTTGGATTGTTCATAGAGGTGGACTTCAGAATGCTGATCTCAGGGTCCCCGGGCCAGAAGGAGATCTGACTGACtccagctggaggaggagagcAAACAGCATTTATCCATCTTAGTTAACTTTGCCTGGGAATGAGAGAACAGAGCTCCAAAGTTCAGCAAACTGCTGATGTAGTTTAATGCCGATAATGCAGTTTACAACAGTACGGCAATACCTGTGGGACATATTCAGTCATACGCTCacagtaaataaatatatcattatgGTGTCAAAGTCTGTCCTGAGTTGGAAGAGAAAGTGGAAAAGGTTTCTAAGTGTGTTCACTTCTCAATGTGTCATTCCTCCAATCTGGAAATCAGCAAGCCACAGTCTGATCATAAAGAGGCTGCTTGCCAAGTCTTATAAAACAGGTCCACTTCAAAGTAAATGAAAGTAAATGAAAGAAGGTGCTGTACCAGAAAGGCTGCAGTTATTCTGACTACAGTTAGGGTGGTGCCTCAAAGTGACAGCACTGTGGTGGACTccaaaacacacagaggctGGAATGTGTAAGGGTGAGACAACAGAAGGGCAGGTACTTGGGTTCATGCAATCATAATCAGTGGTGCGTACATGTCACATTGCATTTTTGATGAATTTGTGTGCCACCTCATAACTATGTTTATAAAGCAGGCCAACTTCCAAGTAAAAAGTCGCACTGGTCCGAGGTATGTAGTTCTGCCTGATCAAGAACATCTCGTTTTTTGAGAGTGTGACAAAGAAATACATTCACGCTGCACGTTGTTTTTAGGCTCCCTTAATGCCGTCTACTCATTCCTGCATCATGCCTCCTTCTCCGCTCACCGTTAATGATCATCTTCAGGCAAGTAGCGCAGGGTCTCCTCGAGAAGTACAGTTGACAGTCAGCCAGGCGGGCACCATGTTGGATGATGGCTGCCTGTCCAGCGTGGAGCTCAGCTCCTGAACAGTGAAGTCCCACCACTTTGCTTTCCCGCACCACCACCAGACCCATCCCATGGAGCTGAAGCACAGTACAGCTACAGTTATTAATTTTACACACAAGTGCTAGTAAAGATGGACATAAATCGCTCCACAGAActtgatgatttttttccctaGATTGCATACAtcactgtgtttttatattcaAACTAACCTGATTACCACCATCCTCCTCTGTTTGCTCCTGAGGGAATAACTCCATCCATAAACTCAGCAAGGTGAAAAGGTTTACCTTTGACAACCTGGGGCCATGACCTGAAGCAGAGGCAAAGCTGAATTAAGACATCTTGTCCACAATGCTTCCCTGAAAAGCTGCAGTAACACATGCTTGGATGAGAATATATACCATGAAGATTACTAATGTTTGCATGGTTTAAAGGCTGCACCGAAGCTAACTTGGCCTGTTGACTGAGACTtagaaaaatataacatttatttcAGATACACGCAGGTGAAGACCTATGTCTATTGATCTGAGGATGGGGATTTCGCCATATAATGTGAATAGGATAAGATGATCGGCCAAGTCTAAGATAAATATATGGAGCATTGTGTAATGTGTAAATAAAGGCTGTCAGCCGTGGCCATTAAAAGTGCCTCTCTGGTAAACTGTATCTCATGAAGCTGCGGTTTTGTGGCATGACAGAAGGGAAAAATATTAAGCTAAACTACTGGAAGAACTCTTCCTCTAGCTGGCTCACCTTGTATTTTGCTGTCAGTCTGGGTGCTGCTGTCTCTTGTTTCTCGACACGGTTTGGACTGGCCCGGATCGGCTCGGTTCCATATTTGGCTTTCTTCCATTCAATCAATCTGTCAGCTACAGAAAACGATATAATACGTCGACCCGACGTTCAGCAAGAGAAGAGCCGGATGAAGCTTTCTTTGGTATCCTTTTCACTGTTAAGTTGGATAGTCACACGAATACTATTTTCAACCGacgctttcaaaataaaagcctaaaAAGACACCGATTTGGCAAATAAAGTTGCACCAATAAAGAAATTCACGTACAAATCTGAACTTACACTTcagaataatttattttttttataacgaCTAGTTAAAGTCACGTTGAAATCCGATTAGTAACGGTAACTCTCAGCAATCGGCGACTTTTTAAGTTACAGTGCTAACATTACTAGCACTAACTCGCGTATTACGGTACAAAGATTCTTAATAAAACACTGTACAGCCGATAAATACTTGGACGAACGTAACTTCAAGTATTTCTACCGCAAGCAGAAACTTTCTCCCTCTTATTTAAAGAAGGAGCCGTTCTTCTGTGACTTCGCTAGTGGATGGTATCTTGACAGTTCCGGATTCCTTCCGGAAATATTTTCTGACGCTGTCACATGGGCGGGGCCAATTGGTTGGCTCGCAGCACGCAACAAAGTACGAATCATTTCAACTGCTAAGCTTAAGGAGTTAAGCCCATACACTTGTCCGAGCCCATACACTCACGTGCAAGCACGTTGCTCTCATACTCCACAGAGAGCACTGGCGCATACTTGTGACATCACTAACCCTTACCTTACTTTGTCTTAAAGACACACCACACAATTGTGACTGTTACAAAGTGtttttgaactaaaaatcaagaatgtgggatactgtttgtcatttttattgataaatacatttcatttttatacattttattaatgAACAATCTACTAAAATTTCACCAAAATGTAccactttttattaaaaatttcCTTAagtgatattttctttttaaaatctcaCATTCCCATCTATAATTTTGATATATAGATGTTATATCATTCTATTTGCATGTATATTTTTCATGTTATCATTTTGCCATAAAACATAATTGTTTGCTTCAAAGAGCCAATAAAGAGgtagacaataaaaaaaaaaatacaaaaatatacaaGAACAAAAATAATTATGACAAGTGAACAAATCAGATTtaagaaatatttatttcttcACAGAAATATATAATCCCCATAGCtaaattaaaaaagtaaaataatacaGTATGTCTCAAGTATGTAACAGCAACAGAATAATAATGCATACCCCAAACACTGCAATGCTGTAAGCTGAATATAAGCATGGACCTAATGCTAATGGTTTTATAAACTTCTCCTAAACGATGAAAGTAtaacaaagtgtgtgtgtgtgtctgaataCAATATGCAAATCAGTTTTACTCTTCCAGTTTAAATTTCCTCATAAACCCCCCCCCGAAGGAACAgctcataaaaaacaaaacaagcggAAACTGTAAACCTAGACCTCATTTCCCGAAAACAACGATATCCACAGAAGCTCTCAAAGCATCCTAAATTACTTTCCAGCCTGAACTGAAGCTGTGCAGTTCTGCTTTAGTTGGATCGAACAGAAACTCCTCCTCAAGCATCTGAGTACATCAAGAAATAGAAACCTATCAAGGAAATAGAAACTGATCTCACATTGGCTTTACTGGGAGACGGCATGGTTGACATGTTGTCCTAAAGGCTAGGACGCACAGGAAGTTTTTGGTCATCAGACGACAAagtgaaagaatgaaaaaaaaaaagtgcttcaaAGCATTCCTCTTGCTTTAATTTGCAATGTATCCTGTAGCTTTGTTTAGTGCAATTTCTGCTCCATATATAGAAAAACCTACAGAAACTAAGATGAATTCCTCTTAAGTACTTTTGTagatttattttgaatttgccCGAACACAGAAACCAACCTGTAATGATGAAAATGCTAATAATGCGGAAACCTGAGCAAGCTTCCACAGCACAACATGCCTTAGATACAACACATTTTACTTgcaatggaagaaaaaaaggagctAATATCGTAATTTTACCAAAGACGGTTATTTTTCTTAACTGAAAAGTGCAAATTTCTCAGTCTCTATATATTTCATAGATTTTTGAataagcttaaaaaaacaacctctTAGTATTACGGAATATATAGAAATGACTGTAGTGCTGCAGAGGAAATGTGAGGCAGAATGAACACACCTAAAGTAGAGACAGATTTTAGTATAACAACAGTTTTTAACTTCCCAAAATGTACAAAAGACATTTACCAAGCAAGCAACTCATAACAAACCACAGTAGGCTCTGCATCAGCTGTGTATGtcatgtatatgtgtatgtatgagtTTGTCTTTATCAATCAGTTGCTTTGAGTTAAATACAAAGAGCTGCTGAATACCAAATTAGAGCCTGACTTATATAAGATATCTAAGGCCGatacagatatttggagattcAAAAATCTTATAGTCTGATATATtggtcaatattttttttcatttcagagaAACTCAACAAATCAATTTCCCTAATGCTACGTTATTTACTTGTTTAAGTCTGCTCAGATCAGCTTTAGGTGCTCCAACAGGTAATGCCGAACTTGCCCTGTGCCagctggtggacaaactatgcaatGTCAGCAATCATAACATGGTagaagggtgtttctcccatCTCCTCGTTACTTTAAGTTTTCCTGTATGAACGCTAACACTAACAGACTGGCAATTAGCCAATGCAATCAATTCACCAATAAATTGGGCTCTACTGCTAAGTGTGTGAAACGTGATTACAGTACAGTGTTCATCTCTTTAGATTTCGTCAGTAGTTTATTCCTTCCAGATCTTTGGTCCCTCATATGAACTTTTCCAGAAAGTAAATGAACAAAGCAAACGCTgctgagaaaaaataaaataaaaaattcaagTATACATAGCATATGTAAAGAACTTCCACAGAAAAGGCGCCATGGGTTTGGCCAAAGTGCTCATTTTAGATCCACAGATAACGCAGCTTAAAATCCAGTTTAAGCATCTTGTGAATAACGCTGTTTAAGTGCTTCTTTAAAGTATATATAAATAAGTATTTCAAGAAAGGGCCTCCTCTTTTGTCGTGGATGGGATCAACAGGAATGTGAAAACTGAAATAGTCATTGTGGTGTTGCATTTTGCTGCTGCACATGCAGCACGACCAAATCCACTCGGtcattagttgtttttttctttcttttttaggtTGCAGGAGCCTAAAAGTACCACTCAGTTCTTGAAGGCTCCACAGCGGCTAGCTTTGCTGATAAACTCCTTCAGCATTGCTCCGTCTACCTGCCAGAAGGCTTCGGTCTGAGTTACCTGAGTCAGGTGGTTTATACAAAACCTGAAACAAAACTCTTCCAGGTCCTGGAAAAgcaaacaatagaaaaataataaGGAGATTAGATtgcaaaagaaagaacaaacattCCGATGCTTATTTTACAGGGTGTTAAACCTCGTAATCCCTGACAGTTTTCCTTTGCTGCTATACCATAGTGCAGACTCGGCCAGACTGCCATCACTTTCAGACAGActggtgaaggtttgcaaataactgctgtctaatatttaaacaCAGACTG is part of the Pelmatolapia mariae isolate MD_Pm_ZW linkage group LG23, Pm_UMD_F_2, whole genome shotgun sequence genome and encodes:
- the cdadc1 gene encoding cytidine and dCMP deaminase domain-containing protein 1, with protein sequence MEESQIWNRADPGQSKPCRETRDSSTQTDSKIQGHGPRLSKVNLFTLLSLWMELFPQEQTEEDGGNQLHGMGLVVVRESKVVGLHCSGAELHAGQAAIIQHGARLADCQLYFSRRPCATCLKMIINAGVSQISFWPGDPEISILKSTSMNNPSYCGPAHFISEEALLDAVAVEKLKSNSRPHICVLLQPLAPGLAQFVTETSRNCDFTERITDDDPRQNTEELFNRERMRCLKDFSRQFLVRKSQQHQEILKHMGLENFCVEPYFSSLRNNMRELVEVLAAVAAGVPQQHYGFYREESSVSLPPCHEDVPQEVARHCMIQARLLAYRTEDPKVGVGTVIWAKGQSAGCNGTGCLYLVGCGYNAYPAGSQYAEYPQMDAKQEDRQRRKYRYIIHAEQNALTFRTRDIKPNEPTMLFVTKCPCDECVPLIRGAGVTHIYTSDQDRDKDKGDISYLRFGTLKNISKFIWQRSPSVSSAPPFHLANGCVGKHSRQTESESPSNKKLCTSMSCESPAVSRR